Genomic segment of Schistocerca piceifrons isolate TAMUIC-IGC-003096 chromosome 1, iqSchPice1.1, whole genome shotgun sequence:
TGCCACCTAATAATCGTACttactgtaaaataaatatttcagaaatggaatgaaattgcTTGTACTGGATAGATTTACTGTAACTTTCAGACAGAGACTCGGAATGTGTAAACCAAACGCCACCATCATCTCTTAACTTTAGACTTATATGTGCAAAGAAGGCACAAAGAAGCTGCAAATGAAATATGAATATCAAAAAAGTTGAAGAACTGTGAACtaaaggaaataaagaattacAGATGTATTTACATTCCTTGCTCGATCCCGCAGAAGTTCCCAATACGGTTTTCGTTTGCTGTGGCTTCCTTGCGATTTCTGAAGATAATTCGAGCTGCTTTTCGGTTGAGACTGTTAAGTAAGGAGAGAGGTAACGTTGACGGTGGGTGCGTCGGCCACAGCGTTCTTGAAGTCCGCATACTCGCAGCAGTACGAGTAACCCCTTTTTTTGTCCCTCCGGTCATTGGTCGTCCAGGTTATCCAGCTGATCCTGGAGCACACGTCTTTGCAGATGTAGTAGTCAGATCCAGGCCTCTCAATGTACGGATTGTTTACACCCAGGAACACAACAGCTCTCTTAGTATCCTCTCTGTACACTATCTTCCAGAAGAGCTTCGGTACTGGGATGTAGTTTCTGCCTTTAGTATAAAGATATAAATCCGTCTCGACTTTGTTCACGTTGGGCAGCGTTGTGATGCCGTGCGTACCCGTGTATATTTCCAGCTTGACGCGGTTTGTTGCAGCATAGGAACGTACATCTCCCTCCATGGTGTTCCAGTTGCCACCGTTGAATGTTTGCCACTGCGGCGCAGCGTTCATGTAGAAGAACGTGGCGTACTCCTGCGCGCCGAGAGAGAAATCAGATTTAGCAGCGAGGTGTCCTTTGGAAAGGAAGTAGTCGGTGTTTCGAGAAATGTACTCGGACCCCAGCTTAGGGTCCCCCAGCAGTTTGCCGAACGTCACGATCTGCGTGGCTCTTTCGTACTGTTTGTCCATGTCAATAGTGCCGAAGAACCTGCCGTTCAACCACTTTTTTGGTCTGGGGAAACGGGTCTGGCTGCCCCGTATTTCGCGGACcatcgtgaagtggtcgtacactGTTCTGTAGGAGCGAGTGTCGAAGCAGGCGTCGATGAGCGTGTAGAAGTCGGGGCCGACCTGGAAGCCCAGCTGGATCTCCTGATACTGACTTCTGCTGCCGCACGATCTATCCGGATTCCTCTCCGATGGCATCGGCTGGGACTTGCATCCGAGATCACTGAAGTTGTAGGCCGTACTGCCGATGGTGAAGGTGGTGCCGGAGAAGCAGGTGGCTGTCGCCAGCCGCTGTTTCCTGACCTCGATGACGCTGTCGGGACACGCGACGATGATCTGCTGGTTCTTTCTGAGCAAGATCTTCCCCGAGGAGTCCGGCGTCACGAAGCCGTGCACGTCTTTGCTTCCGCCGGGCTTCAGCAGTAGCGGCTGAGGGTAGGGCATCTTGGATTTGTTTACGTCCACCGAACAGCCTGTAATTTGAATAGAAATGTCATTTCAATTGCACTGATAAATTAGTTTCACAACGGGCTGCAAAAAGATTACAATATACTCGTACAATGCTGTCGAAGTATTTGCACACAGTAATTCGCAGTTTGAAATTTTATCACCGACCTTaattaagtttccagaatgagattttcactctgcagcggagtgtgcaccgatatgaaacttcctggcatactaaaactgtgtgtcggaccgagactccaactcgggacctttgcctggcagaagtaaagctgtgaggacggtgcgtgagtcgtgcttgggtagctcagttggtagagcacttgcccgccaaaggcaaaggtcccgagttctagtctcggtccggcacacggttttaatatgccaggaagtttcattaattaagttacttcaaatttttgttgGAGTCAGAGCAAGGGTTTGCTGTCGTTTCATCTATAATCACAAAACGAGTTAACCTACTAAAGAGAGAGTGAAATATAATCAGATTTCAAATAGAATGTTATCCACTGCTGGCCAACAAAGTTGTAATACCGCAAGGGTACCAAACATCGAAACTGTAGTGTAATAGGACGAATATACGAGTAAACTGGTCTGTTAGTTTCGTAATCGCAGTTAGCAGCGACGTTAAATCACTTGTGGTAACTCCGCTACTGGCCACATTCACAGCGCCAGCAGTCCAGCGTGAAGGGAATGTCGGTCCACATCGAGTGAGCGCAAGAGACGCATTCTGCAGACTCGCGTGGAATAGTCCAGCGGAGGCCCTCGCCTCGCTTAAGAAAGGACACCTTGTGAAGaacataacacacattgaaaaacGTCCAGATAACGTAGGGACCCATGCAGACACTGCGATGGAGCGCAGATACAAAGCACCAACAGTTCGCGCAGTGAGGCGTGTGAACTAAAACATCCTCGGAAGAAATcagacacccagaaaatattagatacaggctcccaggtagatgctattttccttgacttccggaaggcgttcgatacagttccgcactgtcgcctgataaacaaagtaagagcctacggaatatcagaccagctgtgtggctggattgaagagtttttagcaaacagaacacagcatgttgttctcaatggagagacgtccacagacgttaaagtaacctctggcgtgccacaggggagtgttatgggaccaatgcttttcacaatatatatcagtgacctagtagatagtgtgggaagttccatgcggcttttcgcggatgatgccgtagtatacagagaagttgaagcattagaaaattgtagcgaaatgcaggaagatctgcagcggataggcacttggtgcagggagtggcaactgacccttaacatacacaaatgtaatgtttgcgaatacatagaaagaaggatccttcattgtatgattatatgcccgcatctcgtggtcgtgcggtagcgttctcgcttcccacgcccgggttcccgggttcgattcccggcggggtcagggattttctctgcctcgtgatggctgggtgttgtgtgatgtccttaggttagttaggtttaagtagttctaagttccaggggactgatgaccatagatgttaagtcccatagtgctcagagccatttgaaccatatgattatatgataacggaacaaacactggtagcagttacttctgtaaaatatctgggagtatgcgtgcgaaacgatttgaagtggaatgatcatataaaattaattgttggtaaggcgggtaccaggttgagattcattgggagagtccttagaaaatgtagtccatcaacataggaggtggcttacaaaacactcgttcgacttatacttgagtattgctcatcagtgtgggatccatatcagatcgggttgacggaggagatagagaagatagaaagaagagcggcgcgtttcgtcactgggttatttggtaaccgtgatagcgttacggagatgtttagcaaactcaagtggcagactgcaagagaggcgctctgcatcgcggcgtagcttgctcgccaggtttcgagagggtgcgtttctggatgaggtatcgaatatattgcttcccactactgatatatcccgaggagatcgcgaatttaaaattagggagattcgagcgcgcacggaggctttcagacggtcgttcttcccgcgaaccatacgcgactggaacagagaagggaggtaatgacagtggcacgtaaagtgtcctccgccacacaccggtgggtggcttgcggaatataaatgtagatgtagatgaaaacaaatATTTCCTGCACAGTGGTGACTTATAAATCACAAATGCCAGCAGATTTTGAGACGAACCCGAAACATGAGACTGCCCAAGCCTCAtgcagagatgttgttgttgtggtcttcagtcgagagattGGTTggatgcaactctccgtgctactctaacctgtgcaagcctcttcatctccaagtaactaccgcaacctacatccttctgaatctgctttgtgtattcatctcttggtctccatctacgattgtTACCTtccgcacttccctccagtactaaattagtgaccccttgctgccccagaacgtgtcctaccaaccgatcccttcttctagtcaagttgtgccacaaactcctcttctccccagttctattcagtacctcctcatcagttacgtgacctacccatctatagcatttttctgtagtacttcttttcacttccatacatggctacattccatacaaatactttcacagatgacttcctgacacttaaatctatactcgatgttaacaaatttctcttcttcagaaattctttccttgacatagacagtctacgttttacatcctctctacttcgacgatcatcagttatttcgttccccaaatagaaaaactcttctactacttcaagtgtctcatttcctaatctaattccctcagcatcacttgatttaattcgaacatttcattatcctcgttttgcttttgttgatgtccatcttacatcctcctttcaagacactatccattccgttcaactgctcttccaagtcctttgctgtctctgacagaattacaatgtcgtcggcgagcctcaaagtttttatttcttcatcgtggattttaatacctactccgaatttttcttttgtttcctttactgcttgctcaatatacagattgaataacatcggggataggctacaaccctgtcttactctcttcccaaccacagcttccctttcatgtccctcgactcttataactgccatctggtttctgtacaaattgtaaatagactttcgatccctgtattttacccctgccaccttcagaatttgaaagagagtactccagttaacattgtcaaaagctttctctaagtctaaaaatgctagaaacgttggtttgcctttccttaatccatcttctaagatgagtcatagggtcagtattgcctcacgtgttccaacatttctacggaatccaaactgatcttccccgaggtcggcttctcccagcttttccattcgtctgtatagaatttgtgttagtaatttgcagccgtgacttattaaactgatagttcggtaattttacatctgtcaacacctgctttctttgggattggaattacgagggcagttcaataagtaatgcaacaaatttttttatcagccaattttggttgaaaaaaccggaaatttcttgtggaatattttcaaacattcccgcttcgtctcgtatagtttcattgacttccgacaggtggcagcgctgtacggagctgttaaaatggcgtctgtaacggatgtgcgttgcaatcaacgggcagtgatcgagtttcttttgacggaaaaccagggcatctcagatattcataggcgctttcagaatgtctacggtgatctggcagtggacaaaagcacggtgagtcgttgggcaaagcgtgtgtcatcatcgccgcaaggtcaagcaagactgtctgatctcccgcgtgcgggccggccgtgcacagctgtgactcctgcaatggcggagcgtgcgaacacactcgttcgagatgatcgacggatcaccatcaaacaactcagtgctcaacttgacatctctgttggtagtgctgtcacaattgttcaccagttgggatattcaaaggtttgttcccgctgggtccctcgttgtctaaccgaacaccataaagagcaaaggagaaccatctgtgcggaattgcttgctcgtcatgtggctgagggtgacaatttcttgtcaaagattgttacaggcgatgaaacatgggttcatcacttcgaacctgaaacaaaacggcaatcaatggagtggcgccacacccactcccctaccaagaaaaagtttaaagccataccctcagccggtaaagtcat
This window contains:
- the LOC124800801 gene encoding uncharacterized protein LOC124800801: MTALLLLALLAMAGHASTQTHAGCSVDVNKSKMPYPQPLLLKPGGSKDVHGFVTPDSSGKILLRKNQQIIVACPDSVIEVRKQRLATATCFSGTTFTIGSTAYNFSDLGCKSQPMPSERNPDRSCGSRSQYQEIQLGFQVGPDFYTLIDACFDTRSYRTVYDHFTMVREIRGSQTRFPRPKKWLNGRFFGTIDMDKQYERATQIVTFGKLLGDPKLGSEYISRNTDYFLSKGHLAAKSDFSLGAQEYATFFYMNAAPQWQTFNGGNWNTMEGDVRSYAATNRVKLEIYTGTHGITTLPNVNKVETDLYLYTKGRNYIPVPKLFWKIVYREDTKRAVVFLGVNNPYIERPGSDYYICKDVCSRISWITWTTNDRRDKKRGYSYCCEYADFKNAVADAPTVNVTSLLT